The window GACTCGGCCGTGCGCCGCCACGCCGAGCGCCACCCGTTCCTCTTCCTCGCCGCCGACCTGGTGTGGCTGGAAGGCCACGACGCCACGCCCTTGCCGGGCAAGGACCGCCGCCGCCTGCTCGACCGCCTGGAGCTCGCGGGGCCGCAATGGCGCACCGCTCCCGCCCATGTCGGCACCGGCGGCGCCCTGCTCGACGCCGTGCGCCAACAAGCGTTGCCCGGCATCCGCGGCCGCCGCCTCGACGCGCCGTACGGCCCACCGTTGTTCGTCCCCGCCGGGGCCACGGCGAAGCAGCAGCGAGCGCGCCGCAGGTGAGCGGGTTGCGGGTGACAACCGTCGCTCGTTGCACCGAAAGACGGCTGCGCTCATGCGAGACTGGTGCTCATGGCGAACGACCGGCGACTGCGCATCCTGCTGGTCGACGACGAGCCCGACATCCTGTTGCTGCTCCAAGCCATGCTGACTGCACCCACGTGGGAGATCGTCGGCAAGGCGTCGGGCGGGGCGGACGCCCTGCGCATCGCCACCGCCGTGAACCCTGATGTTGCCGTCGTCGACTACATGATGCCGGGCATGCACGGCATGGAGTTGGCCCAGCGTCTCAAGGATGTCCACCCCAACTGCTTCGTCGTGCTGTTCTCCGCCTACGACGTCAAGGACGAAGCCGACGTGAGCCCCTACGTCGACCGCTTCCTGGCCAAGACCGACGTGCGGGCTTTGACCAACCTGCTCGACGACGCCGCCAAGGCCCGCGGCCTCACCGGCTGACGTGACGCACGGCGGCCACCGTGGCCGCCCGCAGTCGGTCGGCCTCCATCAGCGGGGCGTCGTGGTCGGCCTTCACCTCGATGATGTGCGCGCCGGGCACGGCGGCGGCCAGCGCCCGCTGCTTGCGCGGTCGCACCAGTCGGTCCTTGGTGGTGACGACCACGGCCGTGGGCACGTCGACCTCCCCGGCGAACGGGCGGGCGTCGTAGTTGCCCAGCGCCCGTCCGGCGGCGGCCAGGTCGGCGGGGTCGCCGCGGCGTAGCTCGGCCTTGAGCCAGCCGCGATAGGGCGCCAGGTCGGGGCACGTCTCCACCGCGTCGCGCAGGATGCGCTCGATCAAGCCGTCGGGGTTGCCGATGCGCAGGCTCAGTTCGACCACGCCCATGAACCGCCACAACAGGCGCTCGAAGGCCGAGGCTCGCCATTCCAGGGCGGTGGCCTGGAGCACCAGGCCGCACACCAGGTCGGGGTGGCGGTTCCACAGGTGCATGGCGAT of the Acidimicrobiales bacterium genome contains:
- a CDS encoding response regulator; the encoded protein is MANDRRLRILLVDDEPDILLLLQAMLTAPTWEIVGKASGGADALRIATAVNPDVAVVDYMMPGMHGMELAQRLKDVHPNCFVVLFSAYDVKDEADVSPYVDRFLAKTDVRALTNLLDDAAKARGLTG
- a CDS encoding alpha/beta fold hydrolase; the encoded protein is MPSRRSTLALEARRVRRMARRLQPRAPEPPVPPPLPPGRVELVPGRGEVFLREAPGPADRPTIVLLHGWTASADLNWFLLYDAVAALGPLIAVDHRGHGRGMRSEEPFSLEAAADDVAGLLRTLGRGPVIAVGYSMGGPIAMHLWNRHPDLVCGLVLQATALEWRASAFERLLWRFMGVVELSLRIGNPDGLIERILRDAVETCPDLAPYRGWLKAELRRGDPADLAAAGRALGNYDARPFAGEVDVPTAVVVTTKDRLVRPRKQRALAAAVPGAHIIEVKADHDAPLMEADRLRAATVAAVRHVSR